One part of the Huiozyma naganishii CBS 8797 chromosome 13, complete genome genome encodes these proteins:
- the NPR2 gene encoding nitrogen permease regulating protein NPR2 (similar to Saccharomyces cerevisiae NPR2 (YEL062W); ancestral locus Anc_6.17): MMSKFEGFVPIHTLFYTIFHPTEGSKVCYQFPPGNLQHYDINFDAIKNYIIPKPQLCHRLLTMKYGNYRIVSYPVAVQSSSYARNYFRFNFVFVFPYECATSPYEPAITRLGKMFRVLEEQSQVLSRAERDDSLFKGDKLPFDNNSAKNQAPLTHALISKTKSFSPDKKTEGDIHLISVQDLIMRIYQDLNNYSECLIPIDEGNAIDIKIFPLINPPTSVHLSIEDVPMLVVKLKKIIDLNWDPTMVSILPFINGVNSILNIARLSDSDPELVIECIKHLIYYKCVIITDIFQFSNIYAPSSLINEFLTDPTMAYDCQEYVTLPKSSRLIHMPLQTSVPGSRNNKHKKSNSLSSTGVLSWQSNSQYSNNSSEFYSMSNKKRSESSLSSEGTPGAGRSDDHTIYYPTRMVLFDLYRSLSQGITLEKWYTTNFTTIRSNYIDVRKFIQFGTIKKIIYRVLSYPVLEKRRNSIIAKQMGKSKMAEKAPHSKNAFFSTSDIKFDDGDRLFNSLYARFSKVSFEKRRENARERKSFDAVGGTNGADKETMILTKEEKLQLLGALDNLESFDKICVQLGRSRVEIANLIADIGEYRVINC; encoded by the coding sequence ATGATGTCTAAGTTTGAAGGGTTTGTTCCGATACACACCCTCTTCTACACCATATTTCACCCCACAGAGGGCTCAAAGGTGTGTTACCAGTTTCCTCCGGGCAATTTACAGCATTATGACATCAATTTCGATGCGATAAAGAACTACATCATACCGAAACCACAGTTATGCCATAGACTGCTAACGATGAAGTATGGTAACTATCGAATTGTATCATACCCAGTAGCGGTCCAATCGTCGTCCTATGCAAGAAACTATTTCCGCTTCAACTTTGTCTTTGTTTTCCCTTACGAGTGCGCTACCTCCCCATACGAGCCCGCGATAACCAGGCTAGGTAAAATGTTTAgggttcttgaagaacaaagtcAGGTTCTCTCGAGAGCGGAAAGGGACGACTCCCTTTTCAAAGGAGACAAATTGCCCTTCGATAACAACTCAGCGAAGAACCAAGCACCGTTGACTCATGCACTGATTTCTAAGACAAAATCCTTCTCGCCTGacaaaaaaacagaggGGGACATCCATCTCATATCCGTACAAGACTTGATAATGCGGATATACCAAGACTTAAACAACTACTCTGAATGTCTCATTCCAATCGACGAAGGGAATGCGATAGATATCAAGATATTCCCACTGATAAATCCGCCAACTTCCGTGCATTTATCCATAGAAGACGTACCCATGTTGGTAGTCAAGCTGAAAAAGATAATAGACCTAAATTGGGACCCTACAATGGTCAGTATACTGCCGTTCATAAATGGGGTTAATAGTATATTGAACATAGCAAGACTTAGCGACAGTGATCCAGAACTAGTCATTGAATGCATCAAACATCTCATTTATTACAAATGCGTTATAATAACGGACATTTTCCAGTTTTCAAACATTTATGCGCCGTCAAGCTTGATAAATGAGTTCCTGACAGACCCTACCATGGCTTATGATTGCCAAGAATACGTCACTCTGCCTAAAAGCTCGCGGCTAATACACATGCCTTTACAAACAAGTGTTCCCGGTTCAAGGAATAATAAACATAAAAAATCGAACTCCTTGTCGTCTACTGGTGTTTTGTCTTGGCAATCCAATAGTCAATATTCCAACAACTCATCAGAGTTCTATTCTATgtcaaacaaaaaaaggtcTGAGAGCTCACTTTCGAGTGAGGGGACACCGGGGGCGGGGAGGTCAGATGATCATACCATTTATTACCCAACCCGGATGGTACTTTTTGACCTATACAGATCCTTATCGCAAGGAATCACACTAGAGAAATGGTACACGACCAACTTTACTACAATAAGGTCCAACTACATTGATGTACGGAAATTCATTCAATTTGGTACCATAAAAAAGATCATCTACCGCGTTCTGTCGTACCCCGTTTTAGAGAAAAGGAGAAATTCGATTATAGCAAAACAGATGGGTAAATCTAAGATGGCAGAGAAAGCTCCACATTCTAAAAAcgcttttttttcaacatcagACATCAAATTTGATGACGGAGACAGGCTTTTCAACTCACTTTACGCAAGATTCTCAAAGGTTTCATTTGAAAAGAGAAGGGAGAACGCCAGAGAAAGGAAATCGTTTGACGCCGTAGGTGGGACAAACGGTGCCGATAAGGAAACCATGATTTTAAccaaggaagaaaaacttCAGCTGTTAGGGGCTCTCGATAATCTAGAGTCATTTGACAAGATTTGCGTTCAATTGGGCAGGTCCCGGGTTGAAATTGCTAATCTCATTGCTGATATAGGAGAATATAGAGTGATAAACTGTTAA
- the TSR3 gene encoding ribosome biogenesis protein TSR3 (similar to Saccharomyces cerevisiae YOR006C; ancestral locus Anc_6.19) — protein sequence MAKGKGKNKSRGDETSRGSHKGSNGHSSRLNHKRMELRQHDGVKGTKFPVKMAMWDFDHCDPKRCSGKKLERLGLITSLKVGQKFQGIVVSPNGQGVVCPDDRAIVEEFGASVVECSWARLDEVPFNRIGGKHERLLPYLVAANQVNYGRPWRLNCVEALAACFAIVGRMDLASDLLSNFSWGLGFLELNKELLEVYQKCTDHESVKKAEEDWLNKIEEEAQQRKNEARDGDIWMMGNVNRNMNKMTLSDEESDEEETEASSIRYDNLGNAIIDESDEEEPEISSIRYDNLGNVIVDESDEEASSST from the coding sequence ATGGCGAAGGGTAAAGGTAAGAACAAGAGCCGTGGGGACGAAACCTCGAGGGGCAGTCACAAGGGCTCGAACGGTCACAGCAGTCGATTGAACCATAAGCGCATGGAGTTGAGGCAGCACGACGGTGTGAAAGGTACCAAATTCCCAGTAAAGATGGCCATGTGGGATTTTGATCATTGCGATCCTAAGAGGTGTAGtgggaagaaattggaGCGGCTTGGATTGAtcacctctttgaaagtcggACAGAAGTTTCAAGGTATCGTAGTATCGCCGAACGGACAAGGTGTTGTTTGCCCTGATGACAGAGCGATTGTAGAAGAATTTGGGGCCTCTGTGGTAGAGTGTTCTTGGGCGAGACTAGATGAGGTTCCCTTTAACCGTATCGGTGGGAAGCACGAGAGACTGCTACCGTATCTGGTTGCTGCTAACCAAGTCAATTATGGTAGACCTTGGAGGCTTAACTGTGTTGAAGCCCTGGCCGCGTGTTTTGCCATTGTTGGAAGAATGGATCTGGCTTCTGACCTTTTATCCAACTTCTCCTGGGGGCTAGGGTTTTTGGAACTAAACAAAGAGCTTTTGGAAGTTTATCAGAAGTGCACAGATCACGAATCTGTTAAGAAGGCTGAAGAGGATTGGTTAAACAAGATTGAGGAGGAGGCACAACAGCGTAAAAATGAGGCAAGAGACGGCGATATATGGATGATGGGAAATGTCAACAGAAACATGAACAAAATGACATTGAGCGATGAGGAGTCcgacgaagaagagacagagGCTAGCTCCATTAGATACGATAACCTGGGGAACGCAATTATAGACGAgagtgacgaagaagagcCAGAAATTAGTTCCATTAGATACGATAACTTGGGGAACGTAATAGTAGATGAGAGTGATGAAGAAGCGTCTTCGTCTACATAA